A genomic region of Methylobacterium durans contains the following coding sequences:
- a CDS encoding NUDIX domain-containing protein: MLLDRPLIRRLFHLGALATRGMTLGVRGVAIDPSGRVCLVRHTYVAGWHLPGGGVEPGETALDAMTREFREEAEIRPDPATPLRLHGFYRNTAAAGRDHVALYVAPVFTVERAKAPDREIAACAFFPLDALPEDATRATRARLDEIRNGTPPDALW; encoded by the coding sequence ATGCTCCTCGACAGGCCGCTGATCCGGCGCCTCTTCCATCTCGGCGCGCTCGCGACCCGCGGCATGACGCTCGGGGTCCGCGGCGTGGCGATCGACCCGTCGGGCCGAGTCTGCCTCGTGCGCCACACCTACGTCGCCGGCTGGCACCTGCCGGGCGGCGGCGTCGAGCCCGGCGAGACGGCGCTCGACGCGATGACCCGCGAGTTCCGGGAGGAGGCCGAGATCCGGCCGGACCCGGCAACGCCCCTGCGCCTGCACGGGTTCTACCGGAACACGGCCGCCGCGGGCCGCGATCACGTCGCGCTCTACGTCGCCCCGGTCTTCACGGTGGAGCGGGCGAAGGCACCCGACCGCGAGATCGCGGCCTGCGCCTTCTTTCCCCTCGACGCCCTGCCGGAGGACGCGACGCGGGCGACCCGGGCGCGACTCGACGAGATCCGCAACGGTACGCCGCCCGACGCCCTCTGGTGA
- a CDS encoding fumarylacetoacetate hydrolase family protein: protein MLSVIPNPPRITLPIVGSEDLFPVRRLYCVGRNYEAHAREMGADPEREPPFFFMKPADAVQVATGPEPTEHPYPPRTGKYHFEVEMVAAIGKGGRDIPVESALDHVYGYAIGLDMTRRDLQDEAKRMARPWDLGKAADASAPMGKLHRAEIVGHPDQGLIGLSVDGEPRQSGNLSEMIWSVAEQVSLLSTYFELQPGDLIFTGTPAGVGAVERGQTMRASVEGLGEIALRVV, encoded by the coding sequence ATGCTCTCCGTCATCCCGAACCCGCCGCGCATCACCCTGCCCATCGTCGGCAGCGAGGATCTGTTCCCGGTGCGCCGGCTCTACTGCGTGGGCCGCAATTACGAGGCCCATGCCCGCGAGATGGGGGCGGACCCCGAGCGCGAGCCACCGTTCTTCTTCATGAAGCCGGCCGACGCGGTGCAGGTCGCGACCGGTCCCGAGCCGACGGAGCATCCCTATCCGCCGCGAACGGGCAAGTATCATTTCGAGGTCGAGATGGTGGCTGCGATCGGCAAGGGCGGCCGCGACATCCCGGTCGAGAGCGCCCTCGACCACGTCTACGGCTACGCGATCGGCCTCGACATGACCCGGCGCGACCTCCAGGACGAGGCCAAGCGCATGGCCCGGCCCTGGGACCTCGGCAAGGCGGCCGACGCCTCCGCGCCGATGGGGAAGCTGCACCGGGCCGAGATCGTGGGCCACCCGGACCAGGGCCTGATCGGCCTCTCCGTCGACGGCGAGCCGCGCCAGTCCGGCAACCTCTCGGAGATGATCTGGTCGGTGGCCGAGCAGGTCTCCCTGCTCTCGACCTATTTCGAGCTGCAGCCGGGCGACCTGATCTTCACGGGCACGCCGGCCGGCGTCGGTGCGGTCGAGCGCGGGCAGACCATGCGGGCGAGCGTCGAGGGTCTCGGCGAGATCGCGCTCCGAGTGGTCTGA
- a CDS encoding FAD-binding oxidoreductase, with product MPPDAKPAPSDPPSAPPQDALLARLRERLGARHVLTEATDLAPHLAEARGLYRGRALAVLRPADTAEVAFAVRACAEARVPVVAQGGNTGLVGGGVPQGGIVLSLARLSRIRAVDPVGATLTVEAGAVLADVQAAAEAAGMLFPLSLAAEGSCRIGGNLATNAGGTAVLAYGNARDLVLGLEVVLADGRVWNGLKGLRKNNAGYDLKHLFVGSEGTLGIITAAVLKLYPRPASRAVGFVGLPSPRAALALLERLRRAAGPDLTAFEVMPRFGLEIVLRHVPGAQRPLASGHDTYALVEFASPRPGADMAAELEAALAASLEAGLAEDATIGASEARNAALWRLRESLPEAQSREGGSIKHDVSVPLSRLPEFLERATAACLAEMPGLRPCAFGHFGDGNIHFNLSQPPSMDRAAFLAAWARFNRIVHDIVHDLDGSIAAEHGVGLIKRDELQHYGDPVGLDLMRRLKAALDPADILNPGKVVALSDDPPPALP from the coding sequence ATGCCGCCCGACGCCAAGCCCGCCCCCTCCGACCCGCCCTCCGCTCCTCCGCAGGATGCGCTCCTCGCCCGGCTGCGCGAGCGCCTGGGCGCGCGCCACGTGCTGACGGAGGCGACCGATCTCGCCCCGCACCTCGCCGAGGCGCGCGGGCTCTACCGCGGCCGGGCGCTCGCGGTGCTGCGGCCCGCCGACACCGCGGAGGTCGCCTTCGCGGTTCGGGCCTGCGCCGAGGCCCGGGTACCGGTCGTGGCGCAGGGGGGCAATACCGGCCTCGTCGGGGGCGGCGTGCCCCAGGGCGGGATCGTGCTCTCGCTGGCGCGCCTCTCGCGCATCCGGGCCGTCGATCCCGTCGGCGCGACGCTGACGGTCGAGGCCGGCGCCGTCCTCGCCGACGTGCAGGCCGCCGCCGAGGCGGCCGGGATGCTGTTCCCCCTCTCGCTCGCCGCGGAGGGCTCCTGCCGGATCGGCGGCAACCTCGCGACCAATGCCGGCGGCACCGCCGTGCTCGCCTACGGCAACGCCCGCGACCTCGTGCTCGGGCTCGAAGTGGTGCTGGCGGACGGGCGGGTCTGGAACGGGCTCAAGGGCCTGCGCAAGAACAACGCGGGCTACGACCTCAAGCACCTGTTCGTGGGCTCCGAGGGCACGCTCGGCATCATCACGGCGGCGGTGCTGAAGCTCTACCCGCGCCCCGCCTCCCGCGCGGTCGGCTTCGTCGGCCTTCCCTCCCCGCGGGCCGCCCTCGCCCTGCTCGAGCGCCTGCGACGGGCGGCGGGCCCGGATCTGACAGCCTTCGAGGTGATGCCGCGCTTCGGCCTCGAGATCGTGCTGCGCCACGTCCCGGGCGCGCAGCGCCCGCTCGCCTCCGGTCACGACACCTACGCCCTCGTCGAGTTCGCGAGCCCGCGGCCGGGCGCCGACATGGCGGCCGAGCTGGAGGCCGCGCTCGCGGCCTCCCTCGAGGCGGGCCTCGCCGAGGACGCGACGATCGGGGCGAGCGAGGCGCGGAACGCCGCCCTCTGGCGCCTGCGCGAGAGCCTCCCCGAGGCGCAATCGCGCGAGGGGGGCTCGATCAAGCACGACGTCTCGGTGCCACTCTCCAGGCTGCCCGAGTTCCTGGAGCGGGCAACGGCCGCCTGCCTCGCCGAGATGCCGGGCCTGCGGCCCTGCGCGTTCGGCCATTTCGGCGACGGCAACATCCACTTCAACCTCAGCCAGCCCCCCAGCATGGACAGGGCGGCCTTCCTCGCGGCCTGGGCCCGTTTCAACCGGATCGTTCACGACATCGTGCACGATCTCGACGGCTCGATCGCCGCCGAGCACGGCGTCGGCCTGATCAAGCGCGACGAGCTGCAGCATTACGGCGATCCGGTCGGGCTCGACCTGATGCGCCGGCTCAAGGCCGCCCTCGACCCGGCCGACATCCTCAACCCCGGCAAGGTGGTGGCGCTCTCCGACGACCCGCCCCCCGCCCTTCCCTGA
- a CDS encoding DUF2218 domain-containing protein, protein MPTSQARVPTAEASRYLQQLCRHWSHKFPVESTPVHGRVPFGEDRVCIFDAEPDALVMRVATTDPGGLTRLENVVSDHLLRFAFREHLGEITWSRAA, encoded by the coding sequence ATGCCCACGTCACAGGCCCGGGTTCCCACCGCGGAGGCGAGCCGCTACCTGCAGCAGCTCTGCCGGCACTGGAGCCACAAGTTCCCGGTCGAGAGCACCCCTGTCCACGGCCGGGTCCCCTTCGGCGAGGACCGCGTCTGCATCTTCGACGCGGAGCCCGACGCCCTCGTGATGCGGGTGGCCACCACGGATCCGGGCGGGCTGACGCGCCTGGAGAACGTCGTCTCCGATCACCTGCTGCGCTTCGCCTTCCGCGAGCATCTCGGCGAGATCACCTGGTCGCGCGCCGCTTGA
- a CDS encoding aminopeptidase → MTIQAPISPAGLPFAERLDRLAEVAVRVGLNLQPGQELVMTAPLDAVPLARAITVQAYRAGASLVTTLLGDDAATLARFAHAPDAAFDTAAGWLYGGMAEAFRNGAARLAISGDDPSLLAGQDPERVARANRARSKAYVPALELIANFATNWTIVSAATPAWARTVFPDLPEEAAVARLWDAIFAASRIDGPDPIAAWTAHNADLAARTAWLNGQRFAALRFRGPGTDLNVGLADDHEWCGGASTSRSGILCNANIPTEEVFTTPHKARVEGHVASTKPLSYQGTLIDGIRVRFAGGRIVESTARTGAEVLARVLDTDEGAARLGEVALVPASSAISASGLLFYNTLYDENAASHIALGQAYSKCFRDGGAGLSEADLAERGANRSLIHIDWMIGSAEIDVDGIAPDGRAVPVMRRGEWV, encoded by the coding sequence ATGACGATTCAGGCACCGATCAGCCCGGCCGGGCTGCCCTTCGCCGAGCGCCTCGACCGGCTGGCCGAGGTCGCGGTCCGGGTCGGGCTCAACCTGCAGCCGGGCCAGGAGCTCGTGATGACGGCGCCCCTCGACGCGGTGCCGCTCGCCCGGGCGATCACGGTCCAGGCCTACAGGGCCGGCGCCTCCCTCGTCACCACCCTGCTCGGCGACGACGCGGCGACTCTGGCCCGCTTCGCCCACGCGCCCGACGCCGCCTTCGACACGGCCGCGGGCTGGCTCTACGGGGGCATGGCGGAAGCCTTCCGCAACGGCGCCGCCCGCCTCGCCATCAGCGGCGACGATCCGTCCCTTCTCGCCGGCCAGGATCCCGAGAGGGTGGCGCGCGCCAACCGCGCCCGCTCGAAGGCCTATGTGCCGGCGCTCGAACTCATCGCCAACTTCGCGACGAACTGGACGATCGTCTCGGCCGCGACCCCGGCCTGGGCGCGCACCGTCTTCCCCGACCTGCCCGAGGAGGCGGCGGTGGCCCGCCTCTGGGACGCGATCTTCGCGGCCTCCCGCATCGACGGGCCGGACCCGATCGCGGCCTGGACGGCCCACAACGCGGACCTCGCCGCCCGGACCGCGTGGCTGAACGGGCAGCGTTTCGCTGCCCTCCGCTTCCGGGGGCCCGGAACCGACCTGAATGTGGGCCTCGCCGACGACCACGAATGGTGCGGCGGCGCCTCGACCTCCCGCAGCGGCATCCTGTGCAACGCCAACATCCCCACCGAGGAGGTCTTCACCACGCCGCACAAGGCGCGGGTGGAGGGGCATGTCGCCAGCACCAAGCCGCTCTCCTACCAGGGCACCCTGATCGACGGCATCCGCGTGCGCTTCGCGGGCGGCCGCATCGTCGAATCGACCGCGCGCACCGGTGCCGAGGTGCTGGCCAGGGTGCTCGACACCGACGAGGGCGCGGCCCGCCTCGGCGAGGTCGCCCTCGTGCCGGCGAGTTCCGCGATCTCGGCCTCGGGGCTCCTGTTCTACAACACCCTCTACGACGAGAACGCCGCGAGCCACATCGCGCTCGGCCAAGCCTACAGCAAGTGCTTTCGCGATGGCGGCGCGGGCCTCAGCGAGGCGGATCTCGCCGAGCGCGGCGCCAACCGCTCCCTGATCCACATCGACTGGATGATCGGCTCGGCCGAGATCGACGTCGACGGGATCGCGCCGGACGGCCGCGCGGTGCCGGTGATGCGCCGGGGCGAGTGGGTCTAG